The Nitrospira sp. genome window below encodes:
- a CDS encoding CDC27 family protein codes for MPNPRIEPLKRVLAMEPDDDVAWFGLGKAYMDDANFEEAAKALRQCITVKPTYSAAYYALAQSLLKLNRVDECRQVSDQGIEVSTKNGDAMVTKNLEALKSSLPG; via the coding sequence ATGCCGAATCCGAGAATTGAACCACTGAAGCGGGTCCTGGCAATGGAACCGGACGACGATGTCGCCTGGTTCGGGCTGGGAAAAGCCTATATGGACGATGCGAACTTCGAGGAGGCCGCCAAGGCCTTACGGCAGTGCATCACCGTCAAACCCACCTACTCAGCCGCGTATTATGCCCTGGCGCAATCGCTGCTGAAACTGAACCGTGTGGATGAATGCCGTCAGGTGTCGGATCAAGGCATCGAGGTCTCGACCAAGAACGGCGATGCGATGGTCACCAAAAATCTGGAGGCGTTAAAGAGCAGCCTCCCCGGCTGA
- a CDS encoding histone deacetylase: MGTTGLVYDPRYLAHDMGSGHPESPNRLRAIMQRLEQSGLAAKLTRIEPRKAEDEWVTLVHTPGYVARLAQEAPRSGRVSLDADTSMSPGSLTAAYLAAGGALAGVDAILAGQVEHVFCAVRPPGHHAEAGRAMGFCLFNNVAIAARYVQQRYGLQRVLIVDWDVHHGNGTQHSFDTDPSVLFFSTHQYPHYPGTGRATECGSGAGDGFTINVPMEAGEGDDDYRAVFQKVLVPAADAFKPEFVIVSAGFDAHRDDPLASMGLTEDGYAELTAIVAGIARQHCRGRLLSSLEGGYNLTALAASVERHVQVLVES; this comes from the coding sequence ATGGGAACAACCGGTCTCGTTTACGATCCTCGCTATCTTGCGCATGATATGGGCTCCGGCCATCCGGAATCGCCCAACCGGCTGCGTGCGATCATGCAGCGGTTGGAGCAGAGCGGATTGGCGGCCAAACTGACGAGGATCGAACCGCGCAAAGCCGAGGACGAGTGGGTAACCTTGGTGCACACCCCAGGCTACGTCGCGCGCCTCGCGCAGGAGGCCCCACGCAGTGGGCGGGTGTCGCTGGATGCGGATACCTCCATGTCTCCCGGCTCCTTGACGGCTGCCTATCTGGCCGCCGGTGGGGCACTGGCTGGAGTGGATGCGATTCTGGCCGGTCAGGTGGAGCATGTTTTTTGTGCGGTGCGTCCACCAGGACACCATGCCGAAGCCGGGCGGGCCATGGGCTTCTGCCTCTTCAATAACGTCGCGATCGCCGCACGATACGTGCAACAGCGCTACGGTCTGCAACGCGTCCTGATCGTCGATTGGGATGTGCATCACGGCAACGGGACGCAGCATAGTTTTGACACCGATCCGTCCGTCCTGTTTTTTAGTACCCACCAGTATCCGCACTACCCCGGAACCGGTCGCGCGACCGAGTGCGGCAGCGGCGCGGGCGACGGGTTCACGATCAATGTGCCGATGGAAGCGGGTGAAGGCGACGACGACTATCGGGCGGTGTTTCAGAAAGTCCTGGTCCCGGCCGCCGACGCGTTCAAACCGGAGTTCGTCATCGTGTCCGCCGGATTCGATGCGCATCGGGATGATCCTCTGGCGAGCATGGGCCTGACGGAGGACGGATATGCAGAACTGACCGCTATCGTGGCCGGCATTGCCAGGCAGCATTGTCGGGGGCGCCTGCTGTCCTCGCTGGAAGGGGGGTACAATCTCACGGCTCTGGCTGCGTCGGTGGAGCGGCATGTCCAGGTGCTGGTGGAGTCATGA